In Micromonospora sp. LH3U1, one genomic interval encodes:
- a CDS encoding aldehyde dehydrogenase family protein, which yields MFEYAPAPESRSVVDLKPSYGLFIDGTFVDPADGGSFKSINPASEEVLAEIAEAGASDVERAVRAARKAYDKVWGPMPGRDRAKYLYRIARLIQERSRELAVLESLDNGKPIKESRDVDLPLVAAHFFYYAGWADKLGHAGFGSNPQPIGVAAQVIPWNFPLLMLAWKIAPALAAGNTVVLKPAETTSLTALLFAEICQQADLPAGVVNIVTGAGDTGRALVEHTGVDKVAFTGSTEVGRAIARSVAGTRKKLTLELGGKAANIVFDDAPIDQAVEGIVNGIFFNQGHVCCAGSRLLVQENVADRVLESLKRRMAQLRVGDPLDKNTDVGAINSAAQLERIRELSDAGSAEGAERWSPPCDLPERGFWFAPTIFTGVTQAHRIAREEIFGPVLSVLTFRTPAEAVEKANNTPYGLSAGIWTDKGSRILWMADRLRAGVVWANTFNKFDPTSPFGGYKESGYGREGGRHGLEGYLNV from the coding sequence ATGTTCGAATACGCCCCCGCCCCCGAGTCCCGCTCGGTGGTGGACCTCAAACCCTCGTACGGGCTGTTCATCGACGGTACGTTCGTCGACCCTGCCGACGGTGGCAGCTTCAAGTCGATCAACCCCGCCTCCGAGGAGGTGCTGGCCGAGATCGCCGAGGCCGGCGCGTCGGACGTGGAGCGCGCGGTGCGCGCCGCCCGGAAGGCGTACGACAAGGTCTGGGGTCCGATGCCGGGCCGGGACCGCGCGAAGTACCTCTACCGCATCGCCCGGCTCATCCAGGAGCGCTCCCGCGAGCTGGCCGTCCTGGAGTCACTGGACAACGGCAAGCCGATCAAGGAGTCCCGCGACGTCGACCTGCCCCTGGTCGCCGCGCACTTCTTCTACTACGCGGGGTGGGCCGACAAGCTGGGCCACGCCGGCTTCGGGTCGAACCCGCAGCCGATCGGCGTGGCCGCGCAGGTCATCCCCTGGAACTTCCCGCTGCTCATGCTGGCCTGGAAGATCGCCCCGGCGCTCGCCGCGGGCAACACGGTGGTGCTGAAGCCCGCCGAGACCACCTCGCTGACCGCGCTGCTCTTCGCCGAGATCTGCCAGCAGGCCGATCTGCCGGCCGGTGTGGTCAACATCGTCACCGGCGCCGGCGACACCGGCCGCGCCCTGGTCGAGCACACCGGGGTGGACAAGGTCGCGTTCACCGGCTCCACCGAGGTCGGACGGGCCATCGCCCGATCCGTCGCCGGCACCCGGAAAAAGCTCACCCTGGAGTTGGGCGGCAAGGCCGCCAACATCGTCTTCGACGACGCCCCGATCGACCAGGCCGTCGAGGGCATCGTCAACGGCATCTTCTTCAACCAGGGGCACGTCTGCTGCGCCGGCTCCCGACTGCTGGTCCAGGAGAACGTGGCCGACCGCGTGCTGGAGTCGCTGAAGCGGCGGATGGCCCAGCTCCGGGTAGGCGACCCACTGGACAAGAACACCGACGTCGGCGCGATCAACTCCGCCGCCCAGTTGGAGCGGATCCGCGAACTGTCCGACGCCGGCTCGGCCGAAGGCGCCGAGCGCTGGTCCCCACCGTGCGACCTGCCCGAGCGGGGCTTCTGGTTCGCGCCGACCATCTTCACCGGGGTCACCCAGGCACACCGGATCGCCCGCGAGGAGATCTTCGGCCCGGTGCTGTCGGTGCTCACCTTCCGCACCCCGGCCGAGGCCGTGGAGAAGGCCAACAACACGCCGTACGGGCTGTCGGCGGGCATCTGGACCGACAAGGGCTCCCGGATCCTGTGGATGGCCGACCGGCTGCGCGCCGGAGTGGTGTGGGCCAACACGTTCAACAAGTTCGACCCCACCTCGCCGTTCGGTGGCTACAAGGAGTCGGGCTACGGTCGCGAGGGCGGCCGACACGGGCTGGAGGGCTACCTCAATGTCTGA
- the deoC gene encoding deoxyribose-phosphate aldolase — protein sequence MTATTTSARSELSELGRSETALRTFLHGLPGVDQVGAEQRAAQLGTRSIKTTAKAQAIDLAIRMVDLTTLEGADTPGKVRALAAKALRPDPADPSCPHVGAVCVYPAMVPYVAEVLRGSAVHLASVATAFPSGQAPLEIKLADTRAAVAAGADEIDMVINRGAFLAGRYKEVYDEIVATKEASGDAHLKVILETGELATYDNVRRASWLAMLAGGDFIKTSTGKVPVAATLPVTLVMLEAVRDFREATGRQVGVKPAGGIKTTKDATKYLVMVNETVGPDWLDPDWFRFGASSLLNDLLMQRTKLTTGTYSGPDYFTLD from the coding sequence ATGACGGCGACAACGACGTCGGCCCGGTCGGAGCTCTCCGAGCTGGGACGATCCGAGACCGCTCTGCGGACCTTCCTGCACGGCCTGCCCGGCGTGGACCAGGTCGGCGCGGAGCAGCGGGCGGCACAGCTCGGCACCCGATCCATCAAGACCACCGCCAAGGCCCAGGCGATCGACCTGGCGATCCGGATGGTCGACCTGACCACCCTGGAAGGGGCGGACACCCCGGGCAAGGTGCGCGCGCTCGCCGCGAAGGCGCTGCGCCCGGACCCGGCCGACCCGTCCTGCCCGCACGTCGGCGCGGTCTGCGTCTACCCGGCGATGGTCCCGTACGTCGCCGAGGTGCTGCGCGGAAGCGCTGTGCACCTGGCCAGCGTGGCGACCGCCTTCCCGTCGGGTCAGGCGCCGCTGGAGATCAAGCTGGCCGACACCCGGGCTGCCGTCGCGGCCGGTGCCGACGAGATCGACATGGTGATCAACCGGGGTGCGTTCCTGGCCGGCCGGTACAAGGAGGTCTACGACGAGATCGTGGCCACCAAGGAAGCCTCCGGGGACGCCCACCTCAAGGTGATCCTGGAGACCGGCGAGCTGGCGACCTACGACAACGTGCGCCGTGCCTCCTGGCTGGCCATGCTGGCCGGCGGCGACTTCATCAAGACCTCCACCGGCAAGGTCCCGGTCGCGGCGACACTGCCGGTGACCCTCGTGATGCTGGAAGCGGTCCGTGACTTCCGCGAAGCGACCGGACGGCAGGTGGGCGTCAAGCCCGCCGGTGGCATCAAGACCACCAAGGACGCCACCAAATACCTGGTGATGGTCAACGAGACCGTCGGCCCGGACTGGCTCGACCCGGACTGGTTCCGCTTCGGCGCGTCCAGCCTGCTCAACGACCTGCTGATGCAGCGCACCAAGCTGACGACCGGCACCTACTCCGGTCCCGACTACTTCACCCTGGACTGA
- the upp gene encoding uracil phosphoribosyltransferase, producing MDVHVIDHPLAQSRLTAMRDARTDSSTFRAALHELTTMLVYEAARTFPVERYPVQTPVTGTEGTRLANPPLLVPVLRAGLGMADAALGLLPESSMGFVGLARDEATYEPRAYMESLPRDLAGLPVLVLDPMLATGGSLEHCCRLLADRGCTDITVLCVLAAPVGIERLERSGLPLRLVTASIDEGLNDRMFIVPGLGDAGDRQFGGMPRF from the coding sequence GTGGATGTACACGTCATTGACCACCCGCTGGCCCAGTCCAGGTTGACTGCCATGCGGGACGCGCGCACCGATTCCTCGACGTTCCGGGCCGCCCTGCACGAACTGACCACCATGCTGGTGTACGAGGCGGCGCGTACCTTCCCCGTCGAGCGGTACCCGGTGCAGACGCCCGTCACCGGCACCGAGGGCACCCGGCTGGCCAACCCGCCGCTGCTGGTGCCGGTGCTGCGGGCCGGCCTCGGTATGGCGGACGCCGCACTCGGCCTGCTGCCCGAGTCGTCGATGGGTTTCGTGGGCCTGGCCCGCGACGAGGCGACCTACGAGCCGCGCGCGTACATGGAGTCGCTGCCGCGCGACCTCGCCGGGCTGCCGGTGCTGGTGCTCGACCCGATGCTGGCCACCGGTGGCTCGCTGGAGCACTGCTGCCGGCTGCTGGCCGACCGTGGCTGCACCGACATCACCGTGCTCTGCGTGCTCGCGGCCCCGGTCGGCATCGAGCGGCTGGAACGCTCCGGCCTGCCGTTGCGCCTGGTCACGGCCTCGATCGACGAGGGGCTCAACGACCGCATGTTCATCGTTCCCGGGCTCGGTGACGCCGGTGACCGCCAGTTCGGTGGCATGCCCCGGTTCTGA
- a CDS encoding GOLPH3/VPS74 family protein: protein MTGVALAEELLLLAYDDTTGKATMPRISLDLGMAAAVLVELALAGRIAYADGSLTVADPTPTGEPVADEVLGRIAADSPHTPASWVQRLRHGLRDRILGDLCSQGVVRDVDETELGFIHVHRYPVVDTSIEAETRQRLAEALTGAAAPDERTAALATLVVVLRMEAALGVDGETAADARRRLEEIATGAGFSGEVSTDDSVVRPSVGLVVAALGRAVDQALGPRR from the coding sequence ATGACTGGTGTTGCGCTCGCCGAGGAGTTGCTCCTCCTCGCCTACGACGACACGACCGGCAAGGCGACCATGCCGCGGATCAGCCTGGACCTCGGCATGGCCGCGGCGGTGCTGGTCGAGCTGGCCCTGGCCGGCCGGATCGCGTACGCCGACGGGTCTCTGACGGTGGCCGACCCGACGCCTACCGGTGAGCCGGTCGCGGACGAGGTGCTGGGCCGGATCGCGGCCGACTCTCCGCACACCCCGGCCTCCTGGGTGCAGCGCCTGCGGCACGGCCTGCGGGACCGGATTCTCGGTGACCTGTGTAGCCAGGGCGTGGTTCGGGACGTCGACGAGACCGAGCTGGGCTTCATTCACGTACACCGTTACCCGGTGGTGGACACCTCCATCGAGGCGGAGACCCGGCAGCGGCTGGCCGAGGCCCTGACCGGCGCGGCGGCCCCGGACGAGCGGACCGCCGCGCTGGCCACCCTGGTCGTGGTGCTGCGGATGGAGGCCGCGCTCGGGGTGGACGGCGAGACCGCCGCCGACGCTCGGCGCAGGCTGGAGGAGATCGCCACCGGCGCCGGCTTCTCCGGCGAGGTGAGCACCGACGACTCGGTGGTCCGTCCCTCGGTGGGCCTGGTGGTCGCCGCTCTGGGCCGCGCCGTCGACCAGGCCCTCGGCCCCCGCCGCTGA
- a CDS encoding phospho-sugar mutase — protein sequence MAADTTDIDDIREQARRWLADDPDPASRDELTAVLDRLPASAPELADRFAGPLTFGTAGLRGPLRAGPNGMNLAVVTQAAAGLVGWLAAQGGTGPLVIGYDARHGSRQFAERTAQVATGAGRPALLLPRPLPTPVLAYAVRHLGGVAGVMVTASHNPPQDNGYKVYLGAELGGELGAGAQIVPPADAGIEAAIRAVGPLTEVPLGQPGQVLGDDLVAAYVERATAVIDPDGPRDLTVAYTPLHGVGAAVLTAAFASAGFPVPGVVPDQAEPDPDFPTVSFPNPEEPGAVDRLIALADSTGADLAIANDPDADRCAVVVRAGADGWRMLRGDEVGVLLADHLMRRGVSGLYATTIVSSSLLRAMCAARGLPYDETLTGFKWIVRAGGGSAPLVFGYEEALGYCVAPEHVRDKDGITAALTVAELAAGLKTQGRTLTDRLDELAAEFGVHHTDQLSARVDDLRVIADAMARIRAATPTTLLGHQVDSVQDLLPEADVVILRTGMARVVIRPSGTEPKLKAYLEVVEPVPDGDVTAARARAQAAIAQLRTEIAAALGL from the coding sequence ATGGCGGCGGACACCACTGACATCGACGACATTCGCGAGCAAGCCCGGCGCTGGCTGGCCGACGACCCCGACCCGGCCAGCCGGGACGAGCTGACGGCGGTGCTCGACCGGCTGCCGGCGAGCGCTCCGGAGCTGGCCGACCGGTTCGCCGGCCCGTTGACCTTCGGCACCGCGGGCCTGCGCGGCCCGCTGCGCGCCGGCCCGAACGGCATGAATCTCGCCGTGGTCACCCAGGCCGCTGCCGGCCTGGTCGGCTGGCTCGCGGCCCAGGGCGGCACCGGCCCCCTGGTGATCGGGTACGACGCCCGGCACGGCTCCCGACAGTTCGCCGAGCGCACCGCTCAGGTGGCCACCGGGGCAGGCCGGCCGGCCCTGCTGCTGCCCCGCCCGCTGCCCACCCCGGTGCTGGCGTACGCGGTGCGCCACCTCGGCGGGGTCGCCGGGGTGATGGTCACGGCCAGCCACAACCCGCCGCAGGACAACGGCTACAAGGTCTACCTCGGCGCGGAGCTGGGCGGTGAACTGGGCGCCGGCGCGCAGATCGTGCCGCCCGCCGACGCCGGTATCGAGGCAGCCATCCGGGCGGTCGGCCCGTTGACCGAGGTGCCGCTGGGCCAACCCGGGCAGGTGCTCGGTGACGACCTGGTCGCCGCGTACGTCGAACGAGCCACCGCCGTGATCGACCCGGACGGGCCACGTGATCTCACGGTGGCGTACACCCCGCTGCACGGGGTGGGCGCGGCCGTGCTCACCGCCGCGTTCGCCAGCGCCGGTTTCCCGGTGCCGGGCGTGGTGCCCGACCAGGCAGAGCCGGACCCGGACTTTCCCACTGTGTCGTTCCCCAACCCGGAGGAGCCGGGGGCGGTGGACCGGCTGATCGCCCTGGCCGACTCCACCGGCGCGGACCTCGCCATCGCCAACGACCCGGACGCGGACCGCTGCGCCGTGGTCGTCCGTGCGGGCGCAGACGGCTGGCGGATGCTGCGCGGCGACGAGGTGGGCGTACTGCTCGCCGACCACCTGATGCGCCGTGGGGTGAGCGGGCTCTACGCCACCACCATCGTGTCGTCGTCCCTGCTGCGGGCGATGTGCGCGGCCCGGGGCCTGCCCTACGACGAGACGCTGACCGGCTTCAAGTGGATCGTGCGGGCTGGCGGCGGAAGCGCCCCGCTGGTCTTCGGCTACGAGGAGGCGCTCGGCTACTGCGTCGCGCCGGAGCACGTCCGGGACAAGGACGGCATCACCGCCGCACTGACCGTGGCCGAGCTGGCCGCCGGCCTCAAGACGCAGGGCCGCACGTTGACCGACCGGCTGGACGAGTTGGCCGCCGAGTTCGGCGTGCACCACACCGACCAACTCTCCGCCCGGGTCGATGACCTGCGGGTGATCGCCGACGCGATGGCCAGGATCCGGGCAGCCACCCCGACCACACTGCTCGGGCACCAGGTGGACAGCGTCCAGGACCTGCTACCCGAGGCGGACGTGGTGATCCTGCGTACCGGGATGGCCCGGGTGGTGATCCGCCCGTCCGGGACCGAGCCGAAGCTCAAGGCGTACCTCGAGGTGGTGGAGCCGGTGCCCGACGGCGATGTCACCGCCGCACGCGCCCGCGCGCAGGCGGCGATCGCGCAGCTCCGCACCGAGATCGCCGCCGCCCTCGGGTTGTAG